A section of the Ammospiza caudacuta isolate bAmmCau1 chromosome 28, bAmmCau1.pri, whole genome shotgun sequence genome encodes:
- the GPX4 gene encoding phospholipid hydroperoxide glutathione peroxidase, which yields MGWGGAVRGALWCARAVARAALLGPGLIAARSMCAHADDWRSAKAIYDFVALDIDGNDVSLEKYRGDVCIITNVASKUGKTAVNYTQLVDLHARYAERGLRILGFPCNQFGKQEPGTNAQIKAFAEGYGVKFDMFSKIDVNGDDAHPLWKWLKEQPKGRGTLGNAIKWNFTKFLINREGQVVKRYSPMEDPIVIEKDLPAYL from the exons ATGGGCTGGGGCGGCGCGGTGCGGGGCGCGCTGTGGTGCGCGCGGGCGGTGGCGCGGGCAGCGCTCCTGGGACCAGGGCTGATCGCGGCGCGGAGCATG TGTGCCCACGCGGACGACTGGCGCTCGGCCAAGGCCATCTACGACTTCGTCGCCCTCGACATCGATGGCAACGACGTGTCCCTGGAAAAGTACCG GGGCGACGTCTGTATCATCACCAACGTGGCCTCCAAGTGAGGGAAAACGGCGGTAAACTACACTCAGCTTGTCGATTTGCACGCCCGATACGCTGAGAGGGGTTTACGGATCCTGGGATTTCCCTGCAACCAGTTTGGGAAGCAG GAGCCCGGGACCAACGCTCAGATCAAGGCATTTGCTGAGGGCTACGGGGTGAAGTTTGACATGTTCAGCAAGATCGATGTCAACGGGGACGATGCTCACCCGCTCTGGAAGTGGCTGAAGGAGCAGCCCAAAGGGAGAGGCACTCTGGGCAA TGCAATAAAATGGAACTTCACCAAG TTCCTCATTAACCGGGAAGGTCAAGTGGTGAAGAGATACAGCCCGATGGAAGATCCCATT GTGATCGAGAAGGACCTGCCTGCCTACCTgtag
- the POLR2E gene encoding DNA-directed RNA polymerases I, II, and III subunit RPABC1, whose amino-acid sequence MDDEEETYRLWKIRKTIMQLCHDRGYLVTQDELDQTLEEFKAQFGDKPSEGRPRRTDLTVLVAHNDDPTDQMFVFFPEEPKVGIKTIKMYCQRMQEENITRALIVVQQGMTPSAKQSLVDMAPKYILEQFLQQELLINITEHELVPEHVVMTKEEVTELLARYKLRENQLPRIQAGDPVARYFGIKRGQVVKIIRPSETAGRYITYRLVQ is encoded by the exons ATGGACGACGAGGAGGAGACGTACCGGCTATGGAAGATCCGCAAGACCATCATGCAG CTATGCCACGACCGCGGGTACCTGGTGACCCAGGACGAGCTGGATCAGACGCTGGAGGAGTTCAAGGCGCAATTCGGGGACAAACCCAGCGAGGGCCGCCCCCGTCGCACCGACCTGACCGTGCTGGTGGCTCACAACGACGATCCCACGGACCAGATGTTTGTGTTCTTCCCCG AGGAGCCCAAGGTGGGCATCAAGACCATCAAGATGTACTGCCAGCGCATGCAGGAGGAGAACATCACCCGGGCGCTGATCGTGGTGCAGCAGGGAATGACCCCCTCGGCCAAGCAG TCCCTGGTTGACATGGCTCCCAAATACATCCTGGAGcagttcctgcagcaggagcttctCATCAACATCACGGAGCATGAG CTGGTGCCAGAGCACGTGGTTATGACAaaggaggaggtgacagagctgctggcccGATA caagctGAGGGAGAACCAGCTCCCCAGGATCCAGGCTGGGGACCCTGTGGCCCGCTACTTCGGGATAAAGCGTGGCCAG GTGGTGAAGATCATCAGGCCCAGCGAGACAGCGGGCAGGTACATCACCTACAGACTGGTGCAGTGA